The following are encoded together in the Aliidongia dinghuensis genome:
- a CDS encoding amino acid ABC transporter permease has protein sequence MAFEEAGALPRPRRLPTGRLAVVAGVVLAASAAWVAGLEMPALLSLMLQWLPHLAMGFALNVAISLGAVGLGTAAGTALALMELSSWVALRLPAEGFVTVFRNAPILVVLFATTYVFPFEISLGPWHIAFPDWAKAMIGLALPAASQVAELLRGAIQSIPSAQWDAAASLAFTRSQSFRWIILPQCAKRALPPWMNLYSTIAMATTLASLVGVHDLLEAATEATTAVQRMDFTVAVYLAVLGWFFVYCYPIARFVRWLERRLDRR, from the coding sequence ATGGCGTTTGAAGAGGCGGGCGCGCTGCCGCGCCCCCGCCGCCTGCCCACCGGGAGGCTCGCGGTCGTCGCGGGCGTTGTGCTCGCCGCGAGTGCCGCATGGGTGGCCGGGCTGGAGATGCCGGCGCTGCTTAGCCTCATGCTGCAATGGCTGCCGCACCTGGCCATGGGCTTCGCGCTCAACGTGGCGATCAGCCTCGGCGCCGTTGGCCTCGGCACCGCGGCGGGCACGGCGCTCGCACTGATGGAGCTCTCGTCCTGGGTGGCGCTGCGGCTGCCGGCCGAGGGCTTCGTGACGGTGTTCCGCAACGCGCCGATCCTGGTCGTGCTGTTCGCGACCACCTACGTCTTTCCGTTCGAGATCAGCCTCGGCCCCTGGCACATCGCCTTTCCGGATTGGGCGAAGGCGATGATCGGCCTGGCGCTGCCGGCGGCGTCCCAGGTGGCGGAGCTGCTGCGCGGTGCCATCCAGTCGATCCCGTCAGCGCAGTGGGATGCGGCGGCGTCGCTCGCCTTCACCCGGTCCCAGAGTTTCCGCTGGATCATCCTGCCGCAATGCGCGAAGCGCGCGCTGCCGCCCTGGATGAACCTCTATTCGACCATCGCCATGGCGACCACGCTCGCCTCGCTGGTCGGCGTGCACGACCTGCTCGAGGCCGCGACCGAGGCGACGACGGCGGTCCAGCGCATGGATTTCACCGTTGCGGTCTATCTCGCCGTGCTTGGCTGGTTCTTCGTCTATTGCTACCCGATCGCGCGCTTCGTCCGCTGGCTCGAACGCCGGCTGGACCGTCGCTGA